In the Pseudomonas sp. ADAK2 genome, one interval contains:
- a CDS encoding UDP-glucose dehydrogenase family protein, translating into MKISVFGSGYVGLVQAAVLAEVGHDVICMDIDAKKVELLQQGHVSIFEPGLASLVRDSLEAKRLQFTTDEKLAVQHGEVLFIAVGTPSNEDGSADLKYVLSVGDAVARHREQPVILVEKSTVPVGTGDTLRAHIERRLQEANRLLQFDIVSNPEFLKEGSAVADCRRPDRIVIGCERDEVRDVMRDLYAPFNRNHDRIMFMDLRSAELTKYAANGMLATKISFINQIAELAEHLGADIESVRLGIGADSRIGYHFIYPGCGYGGSCFPKDMRALIHSAEQAHCSSDLLQAVEAINQRQKHKLFERVNAFYKGNLAGKTFAVWGLAFKPNTDDMRDAPSRVLLESLWAAGANVRAFDPEAMQETQQLYPDESKLMLMGTPESVLAGADALIICTEWQQFKAPDFDLIRQRLTAPVIFDGRNLYDAERLSRAGFLYFPMGRGDSRNLPMPYQQWSAISSVA; encoded by the coding sequence ATGAAAATCAGTGTATTTGGTAGTGGTTACGTTGGCCTGGTACAGGCTGCCGTTCTGGCTGAAGTCGGCCACGATGTGATCTGCATGGACATCGATGCCAAAAAGGTCGAATTGCTCCAGCAAGGACACGTCAGCATCTTCGAGCCGGGGCTGGCCAGTCTGGTCAGGGACAGCCTGGAGGCCAAACGCCTGCAGTTCACCACCGACGAAAAACTCGCCGTGCAGCACGGCGAGGTGTTGTTTATCGCGGTGGGTACACCGTCGAACGAGGACGGCTCGGCGGACCTGAAATACGTGCTGTCGGTCGGTGATGCCGTGGCCCGTCATCGCGAGCAACCGGTGATCCTGGTGGAAAAATCCACGGTGCCGGTCGGCACCGGCGACACCCTGCGCGCGCACATCGAGCGCAGGCTTCAGGAGGCTAATCGGCTATTGCAATTCGATATCGTCTCCAACCCCGAGTTTCTCAAGGAAGGTTCGGCGGTGGCCGACTGCCGGCGCCCGGATCGCATCGTCATCGGCTGCGAACGTGACGAAGTGCGCGACGTGATGCGTGATCTCTACGCGCCGTTCAACCGCAATCACGACCGCATCATGTTCATGGACCTGCGCAGCGCCGAGCTGACCAAGTACGCCGCCAACGGCATGCTGGCGACGAAGATCAGCTTCATCAACCAGATCGCCGAACTCGCCGAACACCTGGGCGCCGACATCGAGTCCGTGCGCTTGGGCATCGGCGCGGACTCGCGCATCGGCTACCACTTCATCTACCCGGGCTGCGGCTATGGCGGCTCGTGCTTTCCCAAGGACATGCGCGCGCTGATCCATAGTGCCGAACAGGCGCACTGCTCCAGCGATTTGCTGCAAGCGGTGGAAGCGATCAACCAGCGGCAGAAACACAAGCTGTTCGAGCGGGTCAATGCGTTCTACAAGGGCAACCTGGCCGGCAAGACCTTTGCCGTATGGGGCCTGGCGTTCAAGCCCAATACCGATGACATGCGCGATGCGCCAAGCCGGGTGCTGCTGGAATCGTTGTGGGCGGCCGGGGCCAATGTGCGGGCGTTCGACCCGGAAGCGATGCAGGAAACCCAGCAGTTGTACCCGGACGAGTCGAAACTGATGCTGATGGGTACCCCGGAATCGGTGTTGGCCGGCGCCGATGCGCTGATCATCTGCACCGAGTGGCAGCAGTTCAAGGCCCCGGATTTCGACCTGATCCGCCAGCGCCTGACCGCGCCAGTGATCTTCGACGGACGCAACCTGTATGACGCCGAGCGGCTGTCCCGCGCCGGTTTCCTGTACTTCCCGATGGGCCGTGGGGATTCGCGTAACCTGCCGATGCCGTATCAGCAATGGTCAGCCATTTCGTCGGTTGCCTGA